Proteins encoded within one genomic window of Camelina sativa cultivar DH55 chromosome 19, Cs, whole genome shotgun sequence:
- the LOC104766836 gene encoding protein phosphatase 2C and cyclic nucleotide-binding/kinase domain-containing protein isoform X1, with protein sequence MGCAYSKTCIGQICATKENSIRQAHHQQAPSRGGGVRAATATAAATTEEDNPVFNLSSDAVDDDDEIHQLSLTRDQEWGITRLSRVSSQFLPPDGSRVVKVPSCDYELRYSFLSQRGYYPDALDKANQDSFAIHTPFGSNSDDHFFGVFDGHGEFGAQCSQFVKRRLCENLLRHGRFRVDPAEACNSSFLTTNSQLHADIVDDSMSGTTAITVMVRGRTIYVANAGDSRAVLAERRDGDLVAVDLSIDQTPFRSDELERVKLCGARVLTLDQIEGLKNPDFQCWGTEEDDDGDPPRLWIPNGMYPGTAFTRSIGDSIAETIGVVANPEIAVVELTPDNPFFVIASDGVFEFISSQTVVDMVAKHKDPRDACAAIVAESYRLWLQYETRTDDITIIVVHINGLKDDAPRQLSSTGTLMQPPIPQVVELTGSESPSTFGWNSKNQRVRHDLSRARIRAIESSLENGHAWVPPSPAHRKTWEEEAHIERVLCDHFLFRKLTDSQCQVLLDCMQRLEANPGDVVVKQGGEGDCFYVVGSGEFEVLATQDEKNGEVPRILQRYTAEKQSSFGELALMHNKPLQSSVRAVDHGTLWALKREDFRGILMSEFSNLASLKLLRSVDLLSRLTILQLSHVAESLSEACFSDGQTIVTKDEKLQGLYVIQKGVVRITFGTEVLESQNVSSLKTEITKEYENAEIGTEVSIEKQEGSYFGEWALLGELKDSLSVVAIGDVVCVILTKENFESAVGPLINLTDDSHKSRHSSFDLSKESAKVTDTTALAKATLADLEWTTCLSSTDCSEIGLVHLKDKDNLLSLKRFSKQKVKKLGKEAQVLRERNLMKNVIKASTFVPEILCTCVDETFAAILLNATLACPISSLLNSPLDESSARFITASLVSVLEDIHKNEILFRGSSPELLMLDQSGYLQVVDFRFAKKLSGERTFTICGNADYLAPEIVQGKGHGFAADWWALGVLIYYMLEGEMPFGSWRENELDTFQKIAKGQLTFPRALSSEAEDLIAKLLEVDENLRFGSQGGPESIKKHPWFNGLKWEAISNREFQVPQEIMSRIHHHLENDTVLPLETAQSLDTTDDKDARNWLEEW encoded by the exons ATGGGTTGTGCTTATTCCAAAACTTGCATTGGTCAGATTTGCGCCACGAAAGAGAATAGTATCAGGCAAGCTCATCATCAACAAGCTCCGTCGAGAGGCGGCGGCGTGAGAGCTGCGACTGCTACTGCGGCGGCGACGACTGAGGAGGATAATCCGGTGTTTAATCTCTCTTCAGATGCGGTGGATGACGACGACGAAATCCATCAGCTGAGTTTGACTAGAGACCAGGAATGGGGGATCACTCgtctttctagggtttcttctcAATTTCTACCGCCGGATGGGTCTAGGGTTGTCAAGGTTCCTTCTTGCGACTACGAATTGAGATACTCATTTCTCTCTCAGAGAGGGTATTACCCTGATGCTCTCGATAAGGCTAATCAAG ATAGCTTCGCCATCCACACGCCCTTTGGGAGCAACTCCGATGATCATTTCTTTGGGGTTTTTGATGGCCACGGTGAGTTTGGTGCGCAGTGCTCGCAGTTTGTGAAGCGGAGGCTCTGCGAGAATCTTCTTAGACATGGTAGGTTCCGTGTAGATCCTGCAGAGGCTTGTAATTCGTCCTTCTTGACCACGAACTCTCAGCTGCATGCTGATATTGTTGATGATAGTATGAGTGGGACAACTGCGATTACGGTTATGGTTAGAGGGAGGACGATTTATGTGGCCAATGCGGGTGACTCCAGGGCGGTTTTAGCTGAGAGAAGAGATGGTGATCTTGTTGCTGTTGATTTGTCTATTGACCAGACTCCTTTTAGATCCGATGAGCTTGAAAGGGTTAAGCTTTGCGGAGCTAGAGTTCTTACTCTTGATCAGATTGAAGGCTTGAAAAACCCTGATTTTCAGTGTTGGGGTactgaggaagatgatgatggagatcctCCTAGACTTTGGATTCCCAATGGAATGTATCCTGGAACTGCTTTTACCAGGAGTATTGGCGATTCTATTGCAGAGACTATTGGTGTTGTTGCTAACCCTGAGATTGCTGTTGTTGAGCTCACACCGGATAATCCTTTCTTTGTGATTGCTAGTGATGGTGTCTTTGAGTTCATCTCTAGTCAAACTGTGGTTGACATG gtTGCAAAGCATAAGGATCCTCGAGATGCTTGTGCTGCAATTGTTGCTGAATCATATAGGCTATGGCTACAGTATGAAACTCGGACAGATGATATAACCATCATTGTCGTCCACATTAATGGGCTAAAAGAT GATGCTCCTCGGCAATTGTCAAGTACTGGAACTCTAATGCAGCCTCCTATTCCCCAAGTTGTGGAGCTTACTGGTTCGGAATCTCCCTCCACCTTTGGATGGAATTCTAAAAACCAACGTGTGAGGCATGATCTATCTCGAGCTAGAATACGTGCCATTGAGAGTTCACTAGAGAATGGACATGCTTGGGTTCCTCCGTCTCCAGCCCATAGAAAAACCTGGGAAGAAGAA GCACACATTGAGCGGGTGTTGTGTGACCATTTCCTCTTCAGGAAACTCACTGATTCTCAGTGCCAGGTTTTGTTGGATTGCATGCAAAGGCTTGAAGCTAATCCAGGGGATGTTGTTGTGAAACAG GGTGGTGAAGGGGACTGCTTCTACGTTGTAGGTAGTGGCGAATTTGAGGTCTTGGCAACTCAG GATGAAAAGAACGGCGAGGTTCCTAGGATCTTGCAGCGTTATACAGCTGAGAAACAATCATCATTCGGTGAACTTGCCTTGAT GCATAACAAGCCGCTTCAATCTTCTGTACGTGCTGTGGATCACGGAACATTGTGGGCCTTAAAAAGAGAGGATTTTAGAGGAATTCTGATGTCTGAGTTTTCAAACTTAGCATCCTTGAAGCTTCTTCGTTCTGTTGATCTTCTTTCCCGTCTTACAATTTTGCAACTAAGCCATGTTGCAGAGTCTCTTTCCGAAGCTTGCTTCTCTGATGGACAAACAATAGTTACCAAG GACGAAAAACTTCAGGGTTTGTATGTTATCCAGAAGGGAGTCGTGAGAATTACTTTCGGTACAGAGGTGTTGGAGAGTCAAAACGTTTCAAGCCTTAAAACTGAAATCACTAAAGAATATGAGAATGCTGAAATTGGAACAGAAGTCTCCATAGAAAAGCAAGAAGGAAGTTACTTTGGTGAATGGGCACTTCTTGGTGAACTCAAAGATTCCTTAAGTGTGGTCGCCATTGGCGATGTGGTCTGTGtgattttaacaaaagaaaatttcgAGTCAGCGGTGGGCCCTCTGATCAATCTTACAGATGACAGTCACAA GTCAAGACATTCTTCATTTGATCTGTCCAAGGAATCTGCAAAAGTTACTGATACCACAGCTCTTGCTAAAGCCACCCTTGCTGACCTG gAATGGACGACATGCTTGAGTTCAACAGACTGCAGTGAGATTGGGCTCGTGCATTTGAAAGATAAAGATAATTTGCTTAGCTTGAAAAGATTTTCAAAGCAAAAGGTGAAAAAGTTAGGTAAAGAGGCACAAGTCTTGAGAGAGCGGAATCTGATGAAGAACGTAATAAAAGCCTCAACTTTTGTTCCCGAGATCTTGTGCACTTGTGTCGATGAAACATTTGCAGCCATCTTACTGAATGCTACTCTTGCTTGTCCTatatcttctcttcttaacTCCCCACTTGACGAGTCATCTGCCCGTTTCATTACTGCCTCACTTGTGTCTGTCTTAGAAGATATACACAAG AACGAGATTCTCTTCAGAGGTTCATCCCCCGAGTTACTGATGTTGGATCAATCCGGATATCTACAG GTTGTAGACTTCAGATTCGCCAAGAAACTATCCGGGGAACGGACATTTACAATCTGCGGAAATGCAGATTATTTGGCCCCAGAAATTGTTCAAGGGAAAGGCCATGGTTTTGCAGCTGACTG GTGGGCTCTTGGAGTTTTGATCTACTATATGCTAGAAGGAGAAATGCCATTCGGGTCATGGAGAGAAAACGAGCTAGACACCTTTCAGAAGATTGCAAAAGGCCAACTAACTTTTCCTCGAGCTCTAAGCTCAGAAGCGGAAGATCTCATCGCCAAG TTGCTTGAAGTTGATGAAAACCTGCGGTTTGGGAGCCAAGGAGGTCCTGAATCGATCAAGAAACATCCCTGGTTCAATGGACTTAAATGGGAAGCTATTAGTAACCGTGAATTTCAAGTTCCTCAAGAGATAATGTCGCGTATTCATCACCATTTAGAGAATGACACCGTTCTCCCCCTAGAAACTGCCCAATCGCTCGACACAACAGATGATAAAGATGCTCGAAATTGGCTTGAAGAATGGTAA
- the LOC104766836 gene encoding protein phosphatase 2C and cyclic nucleotide-binding/kinase domain-containing protein isoform X2 — MGCAYSKTCIGQICATKENSIRQAHHQQAPSRGGGVRAATATAAATTEEDNPVFNLSSDAVDDDDEIHQLSLTRDQEWGITRLSRVSSQFLPPDGSRVVKVPSCDYELRYSFLSQRGYYPDALDKANQDSFAIHTPFGSNSDDHFFGVFDGHGEFGAQCSQFVKRRLCENLLRHGRFRVDPAEACNSSFLTTNSQLHADIVDDSMSGTTAITVMVRGRTIYVANAGDSRAVLAERRDGDLVAVDLSIDQTPFRSDELERVKLCGARVLTLDQIEGLKNPDFQCWGTEEDDDGDPPRLWIPNGMYPGTAFTRSIGDSIAETIGVVANPEIAVVELTPDNPFFVIASDGVFEFISSQTVVDMVAKHKDPRDACAAIVAESYRLWLQYETRTDDITIIVVHINGLKDDAPRQLSSTGTLMQPPIPQVVELTGSESPSTFGWNSKNQRVRHDLSRARIRAIESSLENGHAWVPPSPAHRKTWEEEAHIERVLCDHFLFRKLTDSQCQVLLDCMQRLEANPGDVVVKQGGEGDCFYVVGSGEFEVLATQDEKNGEVPRILQRYTAEKQSSFGELALMHNKPLQSSVRAVDHGTLWALKREDFRGILMSEFSNLASLKLLRSVDLLSRLTILQLSHVAESLSEACFSDGQTIVTKDEKLQGLYVIQKGVVRITFGTEVLESQNVSSLKTEITKEYENAEIGTEVSIEKQEGSYFGEWALLGELKDSLSVVAIGDVVCVILTKENFESAVGPLINLTDDSHKSRHSSFDLSKESAKVTDTTALAKATLADLEWTTCLSSTDCSEIGLVHLKDKDNLLSLKRFSKQKVKKLGKEAQVLRERNLMKNVIKASTFVPEILCTCVDETFAAILLNATLACPISSLLNSPLDESSARFITASLVSVLEDIHKNEILFRGSSPELLMLDQSGYLQVVDFRFAKKLSGERTFTICGNADYLAPEIVQGKGHGFAADWWALGVLIYYMLEGEMPFGSWRENELDTFQKIAKGQLTFPRALSSEAEDLIAKLLEVDENLRFGSQGGPESIKKHPWFNGLKWEAISNREFQVPQEIMSRIHHHLENDTVLPLETAQSLDTTDDKDARNWLEEW; from the exons ATGGGTTGTGCTTATTCCAAAACTTGCATTGGTCAGATTTGCGCCACGAAAGAGAATAGTATCAGGCAAGCTCATCATCAACAAGCTCCGTCGAGAGGCGGCGGCGTGAGAGCTGCGACTGCTACTGCGGCGGCGACGACTGAGGAGGATAATCCGGTGTTTAATCTCTCTTCAGATGCGGTGGATGACGACGACGAAATCCATCAGCTGAGTTTGACTAGAGACCAGGAATGGGGGATCACTCgtctttctagggtttcttctcAATTTCTACCGCCGGATGGGTCTAGGGTTGTCAAGGTTCCTTCTTGCGACTACGAATTGAGATACTCATTTCTCTCTCAGAGAGGGTATTACCCTGATGCTCTCGATAAGGCTAATCAAGATAGCTTCGCCATCCACACGCCCTTTGGGAGCAACTCCGATGATCATTTCTTTGGGGTTTTTGATGGCCACGGTGAGTTTGGTGCGCAGTGCTCGCAGTTTGTGAAGCGGAGGCTCTGCGAGAATCTTCTTAGACATGGTAG GTTCCGTGTAGATCCTGCAGAGGCTTGTAATTCGTCCTTCTTGACCACGAACTCTCAGCTGCATGCTGATATTGTTGATGATAGTATGAGTGGGACAACTGCGATTACGGTTATGGTTAGAGGGAGGACGATTTATGTGGCCAATGCGGGTGACTCCAGGGCGGTTTTAGCTGAGAGAAGAGATGGTGATCTTGTTGCTGTTGATTTGTCTATTGACCAGACTCCTTTTAGATCCGATGAGCTTGAAAGGGTTAAGCTTTGCGGAGCTAGAGTTCTTACTCTTGATCAGATTGAAGGCTTGAAAAACCCTGATTTTCAGTGTTGGGGTactgaggaagatgatgatggagatcctCCTAGACTTTGGATTCCCAATGGAATGTATCCTGGAACTGCTTTTACCAGGAGTATTGGCGATTCTATTGCAGAGACTATTGGTGTTGTTGCTAACCCTGAGATTGCTGTTGTTGAGCTCACACCGGATAATCCTTTCTTTGTGATTGCTAGTGATGGTGTCTTTGAGTTCATCTCTAGTCAAACTGTGGTTGACATG gtTGCAAAGCATAAGGATCCTCGAGATGCTTGTGCTGCAATTGTTGCTGAATCATATAGGCTATGGCTACAGTATGAAACTCGGACAGATGATATAACCATCATTGTCGTCCACATTAATGGGCTAAAAGAT GATGCTCCTCGGCAATTGTCAAGTACTGGAACTCTAATGCAGCCTCCTATTCCCCAAGTTGTGGAGCTTACTGGTTCGGAATCTCCCTCCACCTTTGGATGGAATTCTAAAAACCAACGTGTGAGGCATGATCTATCTCGAGCTAGAATACGTGCCATTGAGAGTTCACTAGAGAATGGACATGCTTGGGTTCCTCCGTCTCCAGCCCATAGAAAAACCTGGGAAGAAGAA GCACACATTGAGCGGGTGTTGTGTGACCATTTCCTCTTCAGGAAACTCACTGATTCTCAGTGCCAGGTTTTGTTGGATTGCATGCAAAGGCTTGAAGCTAATCCAGGGGATGTTGTTGTGAAACAG GGTGGTGAAGGGGACTGCTTCTACGTTGTAGGTAGTGGCGAATTTGAGGTCTTGGCAACTCAG GATGAAAAGAACGGCGAGGTTCCTAGGATCTTGCAGCGTTATACAGCTGAGAAACAATCATCATTCGGTGAACTTGCCTTGAT GCATAACAAGCCGCTTCAATCTTCTGTACGTGCTGTGGATCACGGAACATTGTGGGCCTTAAAAAGAGAGGATTTTAGAGGAATTCTGATGTCTGAGTTTTCAAACTTAGCATCCTTGAAGCTTCTTCGTTCTGTTGATCTTCTTTCCCGTCTTACAATTTTGCAACTAAGCCATGTTGCAGAGTCTCTTTCCGAAGCTTGCTTCTCTGATGGACAAACAATAGTTACCAAG GACGAAAAACTTCAGGGTTTGTATGTTATCCAGAAGGGAGTCGTGAGAATTACTTTCGGTACAGAGGTGTTGGAGAGTCAAAACGTTTCAAGCCTTAAAACTGAAATCACTAAAGAATATGAGAATGCTGAAATTGGAACAGAAGTCTCCATAGAAAAGCAAGAAGGAAGTTACTTTGGTGAATGGGCACTTCTTGGTGAACTCAAAGATTCCTTAAGTGTGGTCGCCATTGGCGATGTGGTCTGTGtgattttaacaaaagaaaatttcgAGTCAGCGGTGGGCCCTCTGATCAATCTTACAGATGACAGTCACAA GTCAAGACATTCTTCATTTGATCTGTCCAAGGAATCTGCAAAAGTTACTGATACCACAGCTCTTGCTAAAGCCACCCTTGCTGACCTG gAATGGACGACATGCTTGAGTTCAACAGACTGCAGTGAGATTGGGCTCGTGCATTTGAAAGATAAAGATAATTTGCTTAGCTTGAAAAGATTTTCAAAGCAAAAGGTGAAAAAGTTAGGTAAAGAGGCACAAGTCTTGAGAGAGCGGAATCTGATGAAGAACGTAATAAAAGCCTCAACTTTTGTTCCCGAGATCTTGTGCACTTGTGTCGATGAAACATTTGCAGCCATCTTACTGAATGCTACTCTTGCTTGTCCTatatcttctcttcttaacTCCCCACTTGACGAGTCATCTGCCCGTTTCATTACTGCCTCACTTGTGTCTGTCTTAGAAGATATACACAAG AACGAGATTCTCTTCAGAGGTTCATCCCCCGAGTTACTGATGTTGGATCAATCCGGATATCTACAG GTTGTAGACTTCAGATTCGCCAAGAAACTATCCGGGGAACGGACATTTACAATCTGCGGAAATGCAGATTATTTGGCCCCAGAAATTGTTCAAGGGAAAGGCCATGGTTTTGCAGCTGACTG GTGGGCTCTTGGAGTTTTGATCTACTATATGCTAGAAGGAGAAATGCCATTCGGGTCATGGAGAGAAAACGAGCTAGACACCTTTCAGAAGATTGCAAAAGGCCAACTAACTTTTCCTCGAGCTCTAAGCTCAGAAGCGGAAGATCTCATCGCCAAG TTGCTTGAAGTTGATGAAAACCTGCGGTTTGGGAGCCAAGGAGGTCCTGAATCGATCAAGAAACATCCCTGGTTCAATGGACTTAAATGGGAAGCTATTAGTAACCGTGAATTTCAAGTTCCTCAAGAGATAATGTCGCGTATTCATCACCATTTAGAGAATGACACCGTTCTCCCCCTAGAAACTGCCCAATCGCTCGACACAACAGATGATAAAGATGCTCGAAATTGGCTTGAAGAATGGTAA
- the LOC104766837 gene encoding putative RING-H2 finger protein ATL12, which produces MNSPQEISILFFFFIFLDYVSAQSPPDPYATSDLFKPSLAIITGVFSIVFTLTFVLLVYAKCFNNDLRSETESEGERRRHERIWQGLFNRSSRFSGLDKTAIESLPFFSFSALKGLKQGLECSVCLSKFEDVEILRLLPKCKHAFHIGCIDEWLEQHATCPLCRNRVNIEDDLSVLGNSNNSLRMVNQSQTREEEDSGLEIYIEREEGTSDGSSRFSSFRKILKKSLFLERQGNEDIEEKKAMHKFNHRIVVSDVVFKNRWSNVTSSDLTFLTSEMLNSMSSDRLSLMDRVQRGNLRENEDMEMKRVLKTKYSSRRTVSEIMTVPRENVVGGSYSGSTASTSQSYAVTATTEERRRRLWLPISRRTAQWFVNREKGNELNTTARQNLNV; this is translated from the coding sequence ATGAATTCACCACAAGAAATCTccatactcttcttcttcttcatcttcttggaCTATGTCTCTGCTCAATCTCCTCCTGACCCGTACGCAACAAGCGACCTCTTCAAGCCGAGCTTAGCCATCATCACCGGAGTTTTCTCCATTGTCTTCACTCTCACGTTCGTTCTCCTCGTCTACGCCAAATGCTTCAACAACGATCTCCGATCAGAGACCGAGAGTGAAGGAGAGAGAAGACGACACGAACGTATCTGGCAAGGGCTTTTCAATCGATCCTCTCGATTCTCTGGTCTCGACAAGACAGCAATCGAATCTCTTCCCTTTTTCAGTTTCTCTGCTTTAAAAGGGTTGAAACAAGGGCTTGAATGTTCTGTTTGTTTGTCTAAATTCGAAGACGTTGAGATTCTTAGGCTTTTGCCTAAATGCAAACACGCTTTCCACATTGGGTGCATCGATGAGTGGCTTGAGCAGCACGCCACGTGTCCTTTGTGTAGAAACAGAGTCAATATTGAAGACGATCTCTCTGTTTTGGGCAATAGCAACAATAGTCTTAGGATGGTGAACCAATCTcagacaagagaagaagaagactcgggATTGGAGATTTACATCGAACGAGAAGAAGGAACTAGTGATGGGTCTTCTAGATTCAGCAGTTTCCGGAAGATTCTAAAGAAATCGTTGTTTCTTGAGCGACAAGGAAACGAGGACATCGAGGAGAAGAAAGCTATGCACAAGTTCAATCACAGGATCGTCGTTTCAGATGTCGTGTTTAAGAACCGTTGGAGTAACGTCACTTCGTCGGATTTGACGTTTTTGACATCCGAGATGCTGAACTCGATGTCAAGCGACAGACTCTCGTTGATGGATCGAGTGCAGAGAGGTAACTTGCGGGAAAATGAAGATATGGAAATGAAGAGAGTGTTGAAGACCAAATACTCATCGAGAAGAACGGTGTCTGAGATCATGACTGTTCCTAGAGAAAACGTGGTTGGAGGAAGCTACAGCGGTTCAACCGCGTCCACGTCGCAGAGTTACGCAGTTACTGCCACGACGGAGGAAAGAAGACGGCGGTTGTGGTTGCCGATCTCTAGAAGAACGGCACAGTGGTTTGTTAACAGAGAGAAAGGGAATGAACTAAACACGACGGCACGCCAAAATCTTAATGTATAG